The Ammoniphilus oxalaticus genome contains a region encoding:
- a CDS encoding ABC transporter ATP-binding protein encodes MFKKFFSYYQPYKGLFALDFSCAILAALFELAFPLAVNRVVDDLLPSGQWAIIFWACVGLLAIYVISACLQFVVTYWGHMLGVNIETDMRKNLFVHVQRQSFRFFDNNKTGHLVSRMTNDLMDIGELAHHGPEDVFIAIMTLLGAFGLMLWINPQLALLTFAVIPIIIFLSLFFSRKMTGAFRSMFADVANYNARVENNVSGMRVVQAFANEQHEIDQFKVNNEQFRTTKLSAYWLMAWNSSISSILMKVVSIFVLLCGTWFVLQKQLTSGEFIAFILLSNIFLAPIKQINAVIELYPKGIAGFRRYLDLLESDPDIKDRPDAIEVPHLKGNIEFNNVKFGYESDQTILKDFNLSIRAGETVALVGPSGAGKTTICSLLPRFYDVNEGTIKIDGIDTKQIKLESLRSQIGIVQQDVFLFDGTVRENIAYGKLDATEEEIWEAARRAQLEDVIMSLDDGLDTLIGERGVKLSGGQKQRLSIARLFLKNPSILILDEATSALDTETEAAIQQALSELTIGRTTIVIAHRLATIKDADRIVVITKDGVEEQGSHQQLLTREGAYSRLHEAQFS; translated from the coding sequence TTGTTTAAAAAATTCTTTTCGTATTACCAACCGTATAAAGGGTTGTTTGCGCTTGATTTTTCCTGCGCGATTTTAGCGGCATTATTTGAGTTGGCGTTCCCGCTCGCTGTTAATCGCGTTGTAGACGATCTGTTGCCATCGGGACAATGGGCAATCATATTTTGGGCATGTGTCGGGTTGTTGGCCATCTATGTGATCAGCGCCTGCTTGCAGTTTGTGGTTACCTATTGGGGTCATATGCTCGGTGTGAATATCGAGACAGACATGCGAAAGAATTTATTTGTTCATGTGCAACGGCAGTCTTTCCGCTTTTTTGACAACAACAAAACGGGACATCTCGTGTCACGGATGACGAATGATTTGATGGACATTGGCGAACTAGCTCATCATGGACCTGAAGATGTGTTCATCGCGATCATGACATTGCTTGGCGCCTTCGGATTAATGTTGTGGATTAACCCACAGCTCGCCTTGCTTACATTTGCCGTCATTCCGATTATTATTTTTCTGTCCCTGTTTTTCAGTCGAAAAATGACGGGGGCATTTCGCAGTATGTTTGCCGACGTTGCGAACTACAATGCCCGTGTGGAAAACAATGTAAGCGGGATGAGAGTGGTACAAGCTTTTGCAAACGAGCAACACGAAATTGATCAATTCAAGGTGAATAACGAGCAATTTCGAACGACGAAACTGAGCGCCTACTGGTTGATGGCTTGGAACTCTTCAATCAGCAGTATTTTAATGAAGGTCGTATCCATTTTTGTGCTGTTGTGCGGCACGTGGTTTGTGTTACAAAAGCAATTAACGAGTGGAGAATTTATCGCGTTTATTTTATTGTCGAATATCTTTTTGGCGCCGATCAAGCAAATCAATGCGGTTATTGAGTTGTACCCAAAAGGGATTGCGGGTTTTCGACGCTACCTCGATTTGCTCGAATCCGATCCGGATATTAAGGATAGACCAGATGCGATAGAGGTTCCTCATTTAAAAGGGAACATCGAATTTAACAACGTTAAGTTTGGGTATGAGTCTGATCAAACAATTCTAAAAGATTTCAATTTATCAATCCGAGCAGGGGAAACGGTTGCCCTTGTTGGACCTTCAGGCGCGGGTAAAACGACGATTTGCAGTTTGTTGCCGCGATTTTATGATGTGAATGAAGGAACGATTAAAATCGATGGGATTGACACGAAACAGATCAAGCTTGAATCTCTGCGTTCGCAAATTGGGATTGTGCAACAAGACGTCTTTTTATTCGATGGCACCGTTCGGGAAAATATTGCTTATGGAAAACTAGACGCAACCGAAGAAGAAATTTGGGAAGCGGCCCGCCGAGCGCAGTTGGAAGATGTGATTATGTCGCTTGATGACGGGTTGGACACGTTGATTGGGGAGCGTGGCGTGAAATTGTCAGGCGGACAAAAGCAACGTCTCTCGATCGCCCGCTTATTTCTGAAAAATCCATCTATCCTCATTTTGGACGAAGCGACATCGGCTTTGGATACGGAAACAGAGGCGGCGATTCAGCAGGCGCTATCGGAACTGACGATCGGCCGCACGACCATCGTCATCGCCCACCGTTTGGCAACGATCAAAGATGCCGACCGAATTGTCGTGATCACGAAAGATGGTGTGGAAGAGCAAGGCAGTCATCAGCAATTATTGACGCGAGAAGGCGCTTATAGCCGATTGCATGAGGCGCAGTTTTCGTAG